A window of the Sulfolobales archaeon genome harbors these coding sequences:
- a CDS encoding aminotransferase class I/II-fold pyridoxal phosphate-dependent enzyme, with protein MTRERGMGTKLIHSGEDILVPEKPLEVPIYLSAGFVTPSLARIYLYSRESNPTVTALEEKIAEIEGYPSAVAFSSGMSAISTIFLTLLKPGSKMVIQRDIFARTIVLARELSEKIGFKLIEASPEEVISEVERWKPDLVFIESVSNPLLKVIDIYELGKLCREIGSILVVDNTIPTPINLRPSEAGAHIVVHSASKYLGGHNDIIGGIAAGEPELMEEIRDKRSDLGTIMDPFTAFLVIRGLKTLHIRMQHHNKNAEELAKALEGNKKISRIYYPGLESHPSYSIAKKILKGFGGIVSIEIKADMEATLKFMRELKIAKPAGTFGGPETLVSHPATMSHRHYSKEEREMLGISDSLVRISVGLENIEDIIEDIEEALSKI; from the coding sequence TTGACGAGGGAGAGGGGCATGGGCACAAAGCTAATCCACTCAGGAGAGGACATATTGGTTCCAGAGAAGCCCCTAGAAGTACCGATATACCTCTCAGCCGGTTTTGTAACACCATCATTAGCAAGGATCTACCTATACTCGAGAGAGTCAAACCCGACAGTAACAGCATTGGAGGAGAAGATCGCAGAGATAGAGGGATACCCATCAGCTGTGGCATTCTCCTCAGGCATGTCAGCCATATCAACTATTTTCCTCACCCTTTTAAAACCAGGATCTAAAATGGTTATCCAAAGAGACATATTTGCAAGAACAATAGTACTTGCAAGAGAACTATCAGAGAAAATAGGCTTTAAACTCATAGAGGCATCACCAGAAGAGGTTATAAGCGAGGTTGAGAGATGGAAACCAGATCTAGTTTTTATAGAATCTGTTTCAAACCCACTATTAAAAGTAATAGATATATATGAGCTAGGAAAACTCTGCAGAGAAATAGGGTCTATACTAGTCGTTGACAACACAATACCAACACCAATAAATCTAAGACCATCAGAAGCAGGAGCACATATAGTTGTTCACAGTGCATCAAAATACCTGGGAGGACATAACGATATTATAGGAGGAATAGCTGCTGGAGAACCAGAGCTAATGGAGGAAATAAGGGATAAAAGATCGGATCTAGGAACTATAATGGATCCATTCACAGCATTTCTAGTAATAAGAGGCCTCAAAACACTACATATAAGAATGCAGCACCACAACAAAAACGCCGAAGAACTAGCAAAAGCGCTAGAAGGAAACAAAAAGATCTCTAGAATCTATTATCCAGGGCTTGAGAGCCATCCAAGCTATAGCATAGCAAAGAAAATCCTTAAAGGCTTCGGCGGAATCGTTAGCATAGAGATCAAAGCGGATATGGAGGCAACACTCAAGTTCATGAGAGAGCTGAAGATAGCAAAGCCAGCGGGAACCTTCGGAGGACCAGAAACCCTGGTAAGCCATCCAGCCACGATGAGCCATAGGCACTACTCGAAGGAGGAGAGGGAGATGCTTGGTATAAGCGATAGTCTAGTGAGAATCTCTGTTGGTCTAGAAAATATAGAGGATATAATAGAGGATATAGAGGAAGCCCTCTCTAAGATCTAA
- a CDS encoding DUF4147 domain-containing protein: MYIKNLEELSRSKIHRDVIEVLEEGLKAIDPEISLPKIVRVEGNSIYISNNRIEAGGRIYVAGFGKASAKMLKALTKAIGDRIYGGAIIIPKGYSIAEEIPRGIEILVGEHPIPGRETIKSSERLLEILESAGRGDIVILLISGGGSSLFEIPIEEIEIEEVAELTKALLRSGATIEEINIVRKHISKVKGGRLGKLLRSRGAEIITLIMSDVIGDPIDIIASGPTAPDRSTYCDAQKILRKRLASHKIPENIWKTIEKGCRGELEETPKPGDKDLEEIVNIVIASSIDSLKEMKRKSIEKGYNTAILSNAIEGEAREVGKVFAGIARTIATLGEPLKPPAMILASGETTVEVRGSGIGGRNQELALSASTKLIECPGCIIASLGSDGIDGISPAAGGIGDWLVCRDAESIGIDIEKHLEENDSYTALSKLGRSIYTGYTGVNIGDLMVIAVGRNNQYQS; the protein is encoded by the coding sequence ATGTATATAAAAAACCTTGAGGAGCTTTCGAGGAGCAAGATCCATAGGGATGTGATCGAGGTTTTAGAGGAGGGGTTAAAAGCCATAGACCCCGAGATCTCTCTACCCAAGATAGTTAGGGTTGAGGGAAACTCGATATATATATCTAACAATAGGATCGAGGCAGGAGGTAGGATCTATGTAGCGGGTTTTGGAAAAGCATCCGCCAAAATGCTGAAAGCCCTAACAAAGGCCATAGGGGATAGAATATATGGAGGAGCCATAATCATACCCAAAGGATATAGCATAGCAGAGGAGATACCACGAGGAATCGAGATCCTAGTGGGAGAACACCCAATACCAGGGAGAGAGACTATTAAATCCTCAGAGAGACTTCTAGAGATACTAGAATCAGCGGGGAGAGGAGACATAGTAATACTACTCATATCAGGGGGAGGATCATCACTATTCGAAATACCCATAGAAGAGATAGAGATAGAGGAGGTGGCAGAGCTAACCAAAGCACTACTGAGATCTGGAGCAACAATCGAGGAAATAAATATTGTGAGAAAACATATATCCAAAGTCAAAGGAGGAAGGCTCGGAAAACTCCTCAGATCTAGAGGAGCAGAGATAATAACACTTATAATGAGCGATGTAATAGGAGACCCCATAGACATAATAGCCTCAGGCCCAACAGCCCCAGATAGATCGACATACTGTGATGCACAGAAAATCCTGAGAAAAAGACTAGCAAGCCATAAAATCCCAGAAAACATATGGAAAACAATCGAGAAAGGATGTAGAGGAGAGCTTGAGGAAACACCAAAACCCGGTGATAAAGATCTAGAAGAGATAGTAAATATAGTTATAGCATCTAGCATAGACAGCTTAAAAGAAATGAAGAGAAAATCGATTGAAAAAGGCTATAACACAGCAATATTGAGCAACGCCATAGAGGGAGAGGCGAGGGAGGTGGGTAAGGTATTCGCAGGAATAGCGAGAACAATAGCAACCCTAGGAGAACCTCTAAAACCACCGGCAATGATACTAGCATCAGGAGAGACAACAGTAGAGGTTAGAGGATCTGGGATAGGGGGGAGAAACCAGGAGCTAGCCCTCTCAGCATCAACAAAACTCATCGAATGCCCAGGATGCATAATAGCCTCACTAGGAAGCGATGGGATAGATGGTATAAGCCCAGCAGCCGGTGGGATAGGGGATTGGCTGGTATGCAGAGACGCAGAATCCATTGGAATAGATATAGAGAAGCATCTCGAGGAAAACGACAGCTACACAGCACTTAGCAAGCTGGGGAGAAGCATCTACACAGGCTATACAGGGGTGAACATAGGAGATCTAATGGTAATAGCGGTTGGGAGAAATAACCAGTACCAATCATAA